The Limnochordia bacterium genome includes the window TGGTGGGTTGATCCTAAAGCCAGGTTCGGCGGCGGAGTTTGAGACAGGCGACTGGCGGACGGAACGCCCGATCTGGAATAATGACAAGTGCATCAATTGCATGCGTTGTGTTGTCCATTGCCCTGACATGTCGTTTTTTGTTAAGGACGGCAAAATTGTTGGTATAGATTATGATCATTGCAAGGGCTGCGGTGTTTGTGTTAGCGTATGTCCCCCAAAGGTACAGGCCTTGCATATGGAACCTGAAAGCAAACACCGGGAAGACTAGCAACTGATGGGAGGGAGAGACCTAATGACTACTAAGACGGCTTCTGCCGAAAAAATACAAAAACGTATTGCGGCCACCGGAAATGAGGCAGCAGCAATGGCGATGCGTCAGATTCATCCCAACGTTGTTGCTGCTTACCCGATTACACCGCAGACAGAGATTGTACAGATTTTTTCTACCTTTGTTTCGGACGGTCTTGTGGATACAGAGTTTGTGCCCGTGGAAAGCGAGCACAGTGCGATGAGTGCTACTATTGCAGCATCGGCAGCCGGGGCGAGGGCAATGACAGCCACTTCGGCGAATGGTCTGGCACTGATGTGGGAGATGCTATATATTGCCGCAGGTACCAGACTTCCGATCGTAATGCCTCTTGTTAACCGTGCCCTGAGTGCACCAATTAACATTCACTGTGATCACAGTGATGCTATGGGTGCAAGGGATGCTGGGTGGATCCAGCTTTTCTCAGAGAATGCTCAGGAAATGTATGATAACATGATTCAAGCCATTCGGATTGCAGAGCATCCCGATGTCATGTTGCCGGTGATGGTTAATATGGACGGTTTTATTACCAGTCACGGTATGGAAATCCTGAAGGTCTTGGATGATGAAGTGGTAACGAACTTCGTCGGGGAATATAAGGCGAAAAATCCTCTGCTGGATGTGGATAATCCCATTACCGTTGGTCCGCTGGCTCTACAGGACTACTACTTTGAGTTCAAAAGACAGCAATCCGATGCTATGGAAAAGGCCAAGGCAGTTATCGAGCAGATTGGTAAGGAGTATGGGGATTTGACCGGTCGATACTACGGATATTTTGAAGAGTATCGCCTAGAGGATGCAGAGATCGGTCTTGTGGTGATGAATTCTGCAGCTGGAACTGCTAAAGATGTGGTAGATGAATTGCGGGGACAAGGTGTCAAGATTGGTCTTCTGAAACCCCGAGTGTTCCGACCATTCCCTGCTGAGGAACTATGCAATGCCCTAAAAGGCCTAAAAGCAGTAGGTATTATGGATCGTGCCGATAGCTTCTCCACCCAGGGAGGACCCCTAGCTGCTGAGACTAAGGCTGCGTTGTACCAAGCAGATCAGCGGCCCTTGGCAGTGAGTTTCGTTTACGGTCTTGGTGGAAGGGATACAGGAGTAGCGGAAATTAAGTTTGTTGCCGAAAAGGTACAGCAGGCAGCTCAAACCGGTGTTGTTGAGCAGTCCCTGTACTACGTTGGTGTACGTGAATAGCAAGGGGGGAACGAAATGGCTACTTTGAAACAATTGGCGGAAAGGCCCGACCCGATTACCGGAGGTCAAAGGGCTTGCGCGGGGTGTGCCTTCCCGTTAGTGATAAAGACGGTGTTAAAGTCAACTGAGACACCAGTTGTAGTGGCTAACGCCACAGGCTGTATGGAAGTTACAACCAGTATTTACCCGTATACAGCATGGAATGTGCCTTGGATGCACAGCGCGTTTGAGAACGCGGCGGCTACTATCAGTGGTATTGAGGCCGCCTATAATAACCTCGTAAGAAGAGGTAAGATTGATAAGGACATTAAGTTCGTAGCCTTTGGCGGAGACGGAGGCACCTATGATATAGGTTTGCAGTCCCTTTCCGGAGCCATGGAGCGGGGTCATAATATCCTGTATGTGTGCTATGACAATGAGGCATACATGAACACAGGTATTCAGCGTTCAAGCTCAACTCCCAGGGGTGCCAACACAACGACCACTCCTACGGGCAAGGTTTCCGATGGGAAGACCCAGCTGAAAAAGGATCTGACAGGGATTATTGCCGCCCATGGAGTGCCCTATGTAGCTCAGTCGTCCATTAGTGATTGGCGGGATCTATCTAAGAAGGCGGAAAAGGCCCTTAATACCCAGGGACCGACCTTCCTGAATGTGCTTACTCCATGCCGTCTTGGCTGGGGATATACTCCGGACAAGACAATCGAGGTGGCACAAAAGGGAGTAGATTGTTGCATTTATCCGTTGTATGAAGTAGAAAACGGTGAGTGGAAACTAACCTACAAGCCCAAAGAGAAACTGCCCGTCATAGAATATATGAAGATGCAAAACCGTTTCCGACATGTGGTGAAGGATGAGGCAATGG containing:
- a CDS encoding 4Fe-4S binding protein, with the translated sequence MAGKKDTKPGWKSIPIGGLILKPGSAAEFETGDWRTERPIWNNDKCINCMRCVVHCPDMSFFVKDGKIVGIDYDHCKGCGVCVSVCPPKVQALHMEPESKHRED
- the porA gene encoding pyruvate ferredoxin oxidoreductase translates to MTTKTASAEKIQKRIAATGNEAAAMAMRQIHPNVVAAYPITPQTEIVQIFSTFVSDGLVDTEFVPVESEHSAMSATIAASAAGARAMTATSANGLALMWEMLYIAAGTRLPIVMPLVNRALSAPINIHCDHSDAMGARDAGWIQLFSENAQEMYDNMIQAIRIAEHPDVMLPVMVNMDGFITSHGMEILKVLDDEVVTNFVGEYKAKNPLLDVDNPITVGPLALQDYYFEFKRQQSDAMEKAKAVIEQIGKEYGDLTGRYYGYFEEYRLEDAEIGLVVMNSAAGTAKDVVDELRGQGVKIGLLKPRVFRPFPAEELCNALKGLKAVGIMDRADSFSTQGGPLAAETKAALYQADQRPLAVSFVYGLGGRDTGVAEIKFVAEKVQQAAQTGVVEQSLYYVGVRE
- a CDS encoding thiamine pyrophosphate-dependent enzyme; protein product: MATLKQLAERPDPITGGQRACAGCAFPLVIKTVLKSTETPVVVANATGCMEVTTSIYPYTAWNVPWMHSAFENAAATISGIEAAYNNLVRRGKIDKDIKFVAFGGDGGTYDIGLQSLSGAMERGHNILYVCYDNEAYMNTGIQRSSSTPRGANTTTTPTGKVSDGKTQLKKDLTGIIAAHGVPYVAQSSISDWRDLSKKAEKALNTQGPTFLNVLTPCRLGWGYTPDKTIEVAQKGVDCCIYPLYEVENGEWKLTYKPKEKLPVIEYMKMQNRFRHVVKDEAMAAEIQADVDKRWQALLKKCGEEA